Proteins from a single region of Phycisphaerae bacterium:
- a CDS encoding multidrug efflux RND transporter permease subunit: MRFAHFFIDRPVFASVLSIVILVVGGLAIFTLPVAQYPEIVPPTVTVTASYPGASAKVVTETVATPIEQQVNGVEHMLYMSSQSSNDGNYRLTVTFKLGTDLDIAQVQVQNRVSIAEPILPEDVRRLGIVVRKASPDITLVVALYSPDNRYDTLYLSNYATLQVRDELARLPGVGDLFIFGARDYSMRLWLDPQALASRSLTAGDVIKAVQEQNVQVAAGIVGGPPLPPETTRFQYTVTAQGRLIEPEQFEDIVVKTGDDGRVTRVRDIARVELGAADYSSSIAYNGKPSVGIPIFQLPGSNALETASAIYAKMEELKRTFPEGMDYAYPYDSTVFVRTSIKDVVRTLFEAVGLVVIVVLVFLQNWRAALIPLLAIPVSLIGAFGVMWAFGFSINNLSLFGIVLAIGIVVDDAIVVVENIERWIEKGYSPRDAAYKAMDEVTNAVIAIAFGLSAVFIPVAFISGITGQFYRQFALTISFSTLLSAFNSLTLSPALAAILLRPRHSRDWFTRLLDALLGWFFRIFNRSFEAGARTYANVLRRVVRVSAMALLVYAGLLVLTGWGFKSVPTGFIPAQDQGYLIVALQMPDAATIDRTEKVMGRLADITRGIPGVRATAAISGFSILNSTNQTNAGTIFVNLDYFENRGAHSEKSADAIAAKMMREFSQIQDGLALVIPPPPVRGIGNAGGFKMQVQDHTGRATPQQLQTVTERLIAEARKNPQLTSVFTTFRSNVPQLYADVDRAKVKKQDVQVTDVFQTLQVYLGSLYINDFNYLGRTYRVKAQADAPFRATVAAVSQLKTRNRAGKMVPLGAVANLKDIIGPDRINRYNLYQSADILGNTAPGVSSGQAIAIMEVLARQTLPSGYSYEWTELSYQEKLAGNTALFIFPLCVFFVWLVHSAEYESFALSTAIILIVPMCLLSGIAGVWLLGQDNNIFTQIGFVVLAGLSAKNAVLIVEFAKQQQEKGANSFEAAIEAAHLRLRPILMTSFAFIFGVIPLLFARGAGAEMRQALGTVVVFGMLGVTNFGLFLTPVFFTVIRRWTGRDVLPPDARHHESAGPVVH; the protein is encoded by the coding sequence ATGAGATTCGCGCATTTTTTTATCGATCGCCCCGTTTTCGCCAGCGTGCTTTCCATCGTCATATTGGTGGTGGGCGGGCTCGCCATCTTCACCCTGCCGGTCGCGCAATATCCGGAGATCGTCCCGCCGACGGTTACGGTCACGGCCAGTTACCCCGGCGCGAGCGCCAAGGTGGTCACGGAGACGGTTGCGACGCCCATTGAACAGCAGGTCAACGGCGTCGAACACATGTTGTACATGTCGAGCCAGAGTTCGAATGACGGAAATTACCGTCTCACGGTCACCTTTAAGCTCGGCACGGACCTGGACATCGCCCAGGTGCAGGTCCAAAACCGCGTGTCCATTGCCGAACCCATCCTGCCGGAAGACGTGCGGCGCCTGGGAATCGTTGTGCGAAAGGCGTCGCCGGACATCACGCTCGTTGTCGCGCTGTATTCCCCGGACAACCGTTACGACACGCTGTATCTGAGCAACTACGCCACGCTGCAGGTTCGCGACGAACTCGCCCGACTGCCGGGCGTGGGCGATCTCTTTATCTTCGGCGCGCGCGATTACTCCATGCGCCTGTGGCTTGATCCACAAGCATTGGCGTCGCGCAGCCTGACCGCGGGCGACGTGATCAAGGCGGTGCAGGAACAGAACGTCCAGGTCGCCGCCGGAATCGTCGGCGGTCCGCCGCTCCCGCCCGAAACGACCCGTTTTCAATACACCGTGACCGCGCAGGGTCGGCTCATCGAACCCGAGCAATTCGAAGACATCGTGGTCAAGACGGGTGATGACGGACGGGTCACGCGCGTGCGCGACATCGCTCGTGTGGAGTTGGGCGCGGCCGACTACAGCTCGTCGATCGCCTATAACGGCAAGCCGTCGGTCGGAATTCCGATTTTTCAACTCCCCGGCTCCAACGCGCTGGAAACAGCCAGCGCCATTTACGCCAAGATGGAGGAGTTGAAACGCACTTTTCCCGAGGGAATGGATTACGCCTACCCCTATGACAGCACCGTGTTCGTCCGAACGAGCATCAAGGACGTGGTCAGGACCCTTTTCGAAGCCGTCGGACTCGTTGTCATTGTCGTGCTTGTCTTTTTACAGAATTGGCGGGCAGCTCTCATTCCCCTGCTGGCCATCCCCGTCTCGCTGATCGGGGCCTTCGGCGTCATGTGGGCCTTCGGGTTTTCCATCAACAATCTGTCGCTTTTTGGAATCGTGCTGGCGATCGGAATCGTCGTCGACGATGCCATTGTCGTGGTCGAGAATATCGAGCGCTGGATCGAAAAAGGATATTCGCCTCGCGACGCAGCCTACAAGGCTATGGACGAGGTGACGAACGCAGTGATCGCCATCGCCTTCGGATTGTCGGCCGTCTTCATTCCGGTCGCATTCATCAGCGGGATTACCGGGCAGTTTTATCGCCAGTTTGCTCTGACGATTTCATTTTCGACGCTGCTTTCGGCCTTCAATTCACTCACGCTTAGTCCGGCGCTGGCCGCCATCTTGTTGCGGCCGCGCCATTCGAGGGATTGGTTCACTCGGCTTCTCGACGCACTGCTTGGCTGGTTTTTCAGAATCTTCAACAGGAGTTTTGAGGCGGGGGCCCGGACTTATGCGAACGTCCTGCGCCGCGTCGTGCGCGTATCGGCGATGGCGCTACTGGTGTACGCGGGGCTTCTCGTCCTGACGGGTTGGGGCTTCAAGTCGGTTCCCACCGGGTTCATTCCAGCCCAAGACCAGGGATATCTCATCGTCGCCTTGCAAATGCCCGACGCGGCCACGATCGACCGAACGGAAAAAGTCATGGGCCGGCTCGCGGATATTACGCGGGGTATCCCTGGCGTAAGGGCGACGGCCGCCATTTCCGGCTTTTCAATTCTCAATAGCACGAACCAGACCAATGCCGGAACAATCTTCGTCAATCTGGACTATTTCGAAAATCGCGGGGCGCACTCGGAGAAATCCGCCGACGCCATCGCCGCGAAGATGATGCGCGAGTTCTCGCAGATTCAGGATGGGCTCGCCTTGGTGATTCCGCCGCCGCCGGTTCGCGGGATCGGCAACGCCGGCGGTTTCAAGATGCAGGTCCAGGACCATACCGGTCGCGCCACGCCTCAACAATTGCAGACCGTGACCGAACGACTGATCGCCGAGGCGCGGAAAAATCCTCAACTCACTTCGGTGTTCACGACCTTTCGGTCGAATGTGCCGCAGCTTTATGCCGACGTCGACCGCGCCAAGGTCAAGAAACAGGACGTGCAGGTCACCGACGTCTTCCAGACGTTGCAGGTGTACCTCGGCAGTCTCTACATCAACGACTTCAATTACCTCGGCCGCACCTATCGCGTCAAGGCACAGGCGGACGCCCCGTTCCGCGCGACCGTCGCGGCGGTTTCCCAACTCAAGACGCGCAACCGTGCCGGAAAGATGGTCCCGCTCGGCGCCGTCGCGAACCTGAAGGACATCATCGGGCCCGATCGGATCAACCGTTACAACCTGTACCAGTCCGCCGACATTCTGGGGAACACCGCTCCGGGCGTCAGCAGCGGACAGGCCATTGCCATCATGGAGGTTCTCGCCCGTCAGACGCTTCCGTCGGGCTACTCCTACGAATGGACGGAACTGTCCTACCAGGAAAAGCTGGCGGGCAATACCGCGCTGTTTATATTTCCTCTGTGCGTTTTCTTCGTCTGGCTGGTGCACTCCGCGGAATATGAGAGCTTCGCACTCTCGACGGCGATCATTCTGATCGTCCCCATGTGCCTGCTCTCCGGAATCGCCGGGGTCTGGCTGCTCGGACAGGACAACAACATCTTCACGCAGATCGGGTTCGTCGTCCTCGCGGGACTCAGTGCGAAAAACGCCGTCCTCATCGTGGAGTTCGCGAAACAGCAGCAGGAAAAAGGCGCCAACAGCTTTGAGGCGGCGATCGAAGCCGCGCACCTGCGACTGCGGCCGATCCTCATGACCTCGTTCGCGTTTATTTTCGGGGTGATTCCGCTTTTATTCGCCCGGGGCGCCGGCGCGGAGATGCGCCAGGCGCTGGGAACGGTCGTCGTTTTCGGCATGTTGGGCGTGACGAATTTCGGCTTGTTCCTTACGCCGGTCTTCTTCACGGTGATCCGCCGATGGACGGGACGCGACGTACTGCCCCCAGACGCCCGCCATCATGAGTCCGCGGGGCCGGTCGTTCATTGA
- a CDS encoding multidrug efflux RND transporter permease subunit: MISRFFIDRPVFAAVTSIVITIAGGVSLLVLPVAQYPEITPPTVQVTCTYPGANANVVTETVAAPIEQQVNGVEDMLYMSSICTNDGAYTLTVTFKLGVDLNMAQVLVQNRVSMALPTLPDVVKATGVTTKKKSPNILLVVNLFSPDRRYDQLYISNYATIQIKDELARLSGVGDVSYLGQQDYSMRVWLDPERMAARDLTATDVVNAVQEQNVQVAAGQIGQPPIPAGQDFQYTMSTLGRLTETDQFADIIVKTGQKGEVVRLRDVGRIELGAKNQDQSCTLDGGPAVGLAIFQLPGSNALATADGIREKMEELKKRFPAGMDYAIVYDTTPFIDESIHEVFKALRDAIILVAIVILVFLQSWRSTAIALIAIPVSLVGTFAVMAVLGFSLNNLSLFGIVLAVGIVVDDAIVVVENVERWIEQGLSPKEAAYKSMDEVTVAVIAIAFGLSAIFIPTAFLSGITGQFFRQFALTIATSTLISAFNSLTLSPALAALMLKPHGAKKDPFARLLDLSLGWFFRGFNKLFNRCTEVYGRMVTLCLRGAAAAMLVYVGLLGLTYFGFMKIPMGFIPQQDKGYALINIQLPDAASLERTQAVLAQVNDVVLKTAGVKHTMGIAGQSFLLNANGSNFASMFAVFDEFEHRHDPGVGAPAIIQKIKRECDRLIPDAVVSVFGAPPVDGLGTAGGFKCMVQDRGDLGLEMLQGQTDNFAAKGSQLPGMLGMFSMFRANTPQVYVDVDRTKCKTLGVPLNDVFQTLQVFMGGYYVNDFNRFGRTWQVNLQAEPRFRATVESIRALKVRNPAGESVPLSTVAKIDDMTGPVMITRYNMYPATAVNGATLPGVSTGEAIAMVDDLAKSELPAAMKLEWTELTYMQLLAGNTAILIFPLCLLFVFLTHAAEYESWLLPLAIIMIVPMSILCALGGVWARGMDNNLFTQIGFVVLAGLACKNAVLIVEFAKQKHEEGDNRFEAALGASKLRLRPIVMTSFAFILGVLPLYVAKGAGAEMRQTLGTTVFCGMLGVTFFGIFLTPVFYYLLQWFADRRESAHQSVSSPATHGAHHVETPIEA, encoded by the coding sequence TTGATCTCCCGTTTCTTCATCGATCGCCCCGTCTTCGCGGCCGTGACATCGATTGTCATTACGATCGCGGGCGGCGTCTCGCTTTTGGTCCTGCCGGTCGCGCAATACCCGGAGATTACGCCGCCGACGGTGCAAGTGACCTGCACGTATCCGGGCGCCAACGCGAACGTCGTCACGGAGACCGTCGCGGCCCCTATCGAGCAACAGGTCAACGGCGTGGAGGACATGCTCTACATGTCGTCCATCTGCACGAATGACGGCGCCTACACCCTCACCGTGACCTTCAAACTGGGCGTGGACCTGAACATGGCCCAGGTGCTCGTGCAGAACCGCGTCTCCATGGCCCTGCCGACACTGCCGGACGTGGTCAAGGCGACCGGCGTAACCACCAAGAAGAAGTCGCCGAACATTCTGCTGGTCGTCAACCTCTTCTCACCGGACCGCCGCTACGACCAGCTTTACATCAGCAATTACGCGACGATCCAGATCAAGGACGAATTGGCCCGCCTGTCCGGCGTCGGCGATGTGTCCTACCTGGGCCAGCAGGACTACAGCATGCGCGTCTGGCTGGACCCGGAGCGCATGGCGGCCCGCGATCTCACCGCAACGGACGTGGTCAACGCAGTCCAAGAACAGAACGTGCAGGTCGCCGCCGGCCAGATCGGCCAGCCGCCCATCCCCGCCGGACAGGATTTTCAGTACACGATGAGCACGCTGGGACGCCTGACGGAGACGGATCAGTTTGCCGACATCATCGTGAAAACTGGGCAAAAGGGAGAAGTCGTCCGCCTGCGCGACGTTGGAAGGATCGAACTCGGCGCCAAGAATCAGGACCAGTCCTGCACCCTGGACGGCGGACCGGCGGTGGGTTTGGCGATCTTTCAACTACCGGGTTCCAACGCCCTGGCGACCGCCGATGGTATCCGCGAAAAGATGGAGGAGCTCAAGAAGCGGTTTCCCGCCGGGATGGATTATGCCATTGTCTACGACACGACCCCCTTCATCGACGAGTCGATTCACGAAGTCTTCAAGGCCCTCCGCGACGCGATCATCCTGGTCGCCATCGTCATCCTCGTGTTCCTCCAGAGCTGGCGCTCGACCGCCATCGCGCTGATCGCCATCCCCGTCTCCTTGGTGGGCACATTTGCCGTCATGGCCGTGCTGGGCTTCAGCCTGAACAATCTTTCGCTGTTCGGCATCGTCCTGGCCGTGGGAATCGTCGTGGATGATGCGATTGTGGTCGTCGAGAACGTCGAGCGCTGGATCGAGCAGGGCCTGTCGCCGAAGGAAGCGGCCTACAAGTCGATGGACGAAGTGACCGTCGCCGTCATCGCCATCGCCTTCGGGCTCAGCGCGATTTTCATCCCGACCGCGTTCCTGTCCGGCATCACGGGGCAGTTCTTCCGTCAGTTCGCCCTGACCATCGCGACGTCCACGCTGATCTCGGCCTTCAATTCGCTGACCCTGAGCCCGGCTTTGGCGGCCCTGATGCTCAAGCCGCATGGGGCCAAGAAGGATCCCTTCGCCCGGCTGCTTGATCTCTCGCTCGGCTGGTTTTTCCGGGGTTTCAACAAGCTGTTTAATCGGTGTACCGAGGTCTATGGCCGGATGGTCACCCTTTGCCTCCGCGGCGCGGCGGCTGCCATGCTGGTCTACGTCGGCCTGCTGGGGTTGACCTATTTCGGCTTCATGAAGATCCCCATGGGATTTATTCCGCAGCAGGACAAGGGCTACGCCCTGATTAACATCCAGCTTCCGGACGCGGCGTCACTGGAACGCACCCAAGCCGTCCTGGCGCAGGTGAATGACGTGGTCCTCAAGACGGCGGGTGTCAAGCACACGATGGGGATCGCCGGTCAGTCCTTTCTGCTGAACGCGAATGGGTCCAACTTCGCGTCCATGTTCGCGGTCTTTGATGAATTCGAGCATCGTCACGATCCCGGCGTTGGGGCTCCTGCCATCATCCAGAAAATCAAACGGGAATGTGACCGGCTCATCCCGGACGCCGTCGTATCGGTGTTCGGCGCGCCGCCCGTGGACGGCCTCGGCACGGCGGGCGGATTCAAGTGCATGGTCCAGGATCGCGGCGATCTGGGACTGGAAATGCTCCAGGGGCAAACGGACAACTTCGCGGCGAAGGGGAGCCAATTGCCGGGGATGCTGGGGATGTTCTCCATGTTCCGCGCCAATACACCGCAGGTCTATGTCGACGTCGATCGCACGAAGTGCAAGACGCTGGGCGTTCCATTGAACGACGTCTTTCAAACGCTGCAGGTCTTCATGGGCGGCTATTACGTCAACGACTTCAACCGCTTCGGCCGGACGTGGCAGGTCAACCTGCAGGCCGAGCCGCGCTTCCGGGCAACCGTTGAGAGTATTCGTGCGCTAAAGGTGCGGAATCCGGCCGGCGAATCCGTGCCACTCTCAACGGTCGCCAAGATCGACGACATGACCGGGCCGGTCATGATCACGCGCTACAACATGTATCCGGCAACGGCGGTCAACGGCGCAACGCTGCCGGGCGTCAGCACGGGCGAGGCGATTGCCATGGTGGACGACTTGGCGAAAAGCGAATTGCCGGCGGCGATGAAGCTCGAATGGACGGAATTGACGTACATGCAGCTCCTGGCCGGCAACACGGCAATCTTGATCTTCCCGCTCTGCCTTCTGTTTGTGTTTCTGACCCACGCGGCTGAATACGAAAGCTGGCTGCTGCCGCTGGCCATCATCATGATCGTGCCCATGAGCATCTTGTGCGCCTTGGGCGGCGTGTGGGCCCGCGGGATGGACAACAACCTGTTCACGCAAATTGGGTTCGTCGTCCTCGCGGGTCTGGCGTGCAAGAATGCCGTCTTGATCGTCGAATTCGCCAAACAGAAACACGAGGAAGGCGACAACCGGTTCGAAGCCGCCCTCGGGGCGTCCAAACTGCGCTTGCGGCCGATTGTCATGACCAGCTTTGCTTTCATCCTCGGCGTGCTCCCGCTCTATGTGGCCAAAGGCGCCGGCGCGGAGATGCGCCAGACGCTCGGCACGACGGTGTTCTGCGGCATGCTCGGCGTCACGTTCTTCGGGATTTTCCTCACGCCCGTGTTCTATTACCTGCTGCAATGGTTCGCCGATCGCCGCGAATCCGCTCACCAGAGCGTCTCCTCTCCGGCAACCCACGGGGCCCATCACGTCGAGACCCCGATCGAAGCCTAA
- a CDS encoding efflux RND transporter periplasmic adaptor subunit — MVGSAGCEGKPAPAAAMPAEVTVCQPLQRQITDAVEYTGTTSAPESADVRARVTGFLEKVLFEPRARVNAGDPIFEIDARPFKAALERAEADVKANEAQLVKAEFDAERIIELQEKGVASPSEFTKEIANRDMVRASLAASKAIAEQAALEYSWCKVTAPITGRISRNYIDTGNIVTADQTVLARITNDDSLFAYFNCSERDVLTLREWARKEYVGDGGSPTSMPEIRQVKWPMYLGLMTEEGFPHVGVMDYTSPEVDASTGTLQVRGVFPNSNNILIPGLFVRLRLPIGKPYPATVVPERVLGSDQGQRYLFVVNAKNVVEYRPVAVGTLDAGLRVITQGISDSDWVIVSGMQRVRPGASVNAQRVPMESVLKPGTAGTAATTQTAERIESRGDTQL, encoded by the coding sequence ATGGTCGGCAGCGCAGGCTGCGAAGGTAAGCCGGCGCCCGCCGCGGCAATGCCCGCCGAAGTGACCGTCTGCCAGCCCCTGCAACGCCAGATCACTGACGCCGTCGAGTACACCGGCACGACGTCCGCGCCCGAATCGGCGGACGTCCGCGCCCGCGTAACGGGATTTCTGGAGAAGGTCCTTTTCGAACCGCGCGCCCGCGTCAATGCCGGTGACCCCATTTTCGAAATCGACGCGCGGCCCTTCAAAGCGGCCCTGGAGCGCGCCGAGGCGGACGTGAAGGCCAACGAGGCGCAGCTCGTCAAGGCCGAGTTCGACGCCGAGCGGATTATCGAACTGCAGGAGAAAGGCGTGGCGTCGCCCAGCGAGTTCACCAAGGAGATCGCCAATCGCGATATGGTTCGCGCCTCCCTGGCCGCGTCCAAGGCGATCGCGGAGCAGGCCGCCCTTGAGTATTCCTGGTGCAAGGTCACGGCCCCGATTACCGGGCGGATCAGCCGCAACTACATCGACACCGGCAACATCGTCACGGCGGACCAAACGGTCCTGGCGCGGATCACGAACGACGATTCACTTTTCGCCTATTTCAATTGCAGCGAGCGCGATGTTCTGACGCTCCGTGAGTGGGCCCGAAAGGAGTACGTCGGCGACGGCGGTTCTCCAACCTCCATGCCGGAGATCCGCCAGGTAAAATGGCCGATGTACCTCGGCTTGATGACCGAGGAAGGCTTTCCGCACGTCGGCGTCATGGACTACACGTCCCCCGAGGTAGACGCCTCGACCGGGACGCTTCAGGTTCGTGGAGTCTTTCCTAATTCTAACAACATATTGATCCCCGGCTTGTTCGTTCGGCTGCGTCTCCCGATCGGGAAACCCTATCCCGCGACGGTCGTCCCGGAACGCGTCCTGGGTTCGGACCAGGGGCAACGGTACCTGTTCGTGGTCAATGCCAAGAACGTCGTGGAGTACCGCCCCGTGGCGGTCGGGACGCTTGATGCCGGTCTGCGCGTAATTACACAGGGTATCAGCGATAGCGATTGGGTCATCGTCAGCGGCATGCAGCGCGTGCGGCCCGGCGCGTCGGTCAATGCCCAGCGCGTCCCCATGGAATCGGTGTTGAAACCCGGCACGGCGGGAACAGCCGCGACGACGCAAACCGCGGAGCGCATCGAATCGCGGGGTGATACGCAACTGTGA
- the ppk2 gene encoding polyphosphate kinase 2, translating into MKRKEYEKELRRLQAELCTLQEWIKHKGLRVVIVFEGRDAAGKGGTIRAITERVSPRVFRVVALPAPSEREKSQLYIQRYIPHFPAAGEVVIFDRSWYNRAGVEKVMGFCTPEQCERFLELCPMFEKHVVDGGVQLIKYWLEVGDDEQKRRFEARLDDPIRQWKLSNMDLPSREKWYDYSRARDEMLEATDTKFAPWHILRSDDKRQARLNCITHLLSLIPYKEVAREKVSLPKRSEKHAYDDQASLKGRRFIPEVF; encoded by the coding sequence ATGAAACGCAAGGAATATGAAAAAGAACTCCGCAGACTCCAGGCCGAGCTTTGCACCCTCCAGGAATGGATCAAGCACAAGGGCCTCCGCGTGGTCATCGTCTTCGAGGGCCGCGACGCCGCCGGCAAGGGCGGCACGATCCGGGCCATCACCGAGCGCGTCAGTCCCCGCGTTTTTCGCGTGGTCGCCCTGCCGGCCCCGAGCGAGCGCGAGAAGAGCCAACTTTACATCCAGCGCTACATCCCGCACTTCCCCGCCGCGGGCGAGGTCGTGATCTTCGATCGAAGCTGGTACAACCGCGCCGGCGTCGAGAAGGTCATGGGCTTCTGCACCCCGGAGCAATGCGAGCGCTTCCTGGAGTTGTGCCCGATGTTTGAAAAGCACGTCGTCGATGGCGGCGTCCAGTTAATCAAATACTGGCTGGAGGTCGGCGACGACGAGCAAAAGCGCCGCTTCGAGGCCCGGCTGGATGACCCGATCCGCCAGTGGAAGCTGAGCAACATGGACCTGCCATCGCGCGAAAAGTGGTACGACTATTCACGGGCCCGCGACGAGATGCTGGAGGCTACGGACACAAAATTCGCCCCGTGGCATATCCTGCGCTCCGACGACAAGCGCCAGGCCCGGCTGAACTGTATCACGCACCTGCTCAGCCTGATTCCCTACAAGGAAGTAGCCCGCGAAAAAGTATCGCTACCCAAGCGATCTGAAAAGCACGCGTACGACGATCAAGCATCACTCAAGGGGCGGCGCTTCATTCCGGAAGTTTTTTAG
- a CDS encoding histidine phosphatase family protein: MCLGQRRFVFVVLVAASLSVASTSCDVLNLISFANSPPGTTTTLILIRHAERDPGADPPLNAEGQARAQVLKEVLSEHGVTAIFSPELIRNMQTVEPIAAHLGIEIKHWNNASYGSTGAFAAAVADDILANYAGQTVLFVGNVGSTMLGTTGINDELYKRFGGTGKAPNRYQDMYIFIIPDNGPTRIVKTIYGPKSSLDPA, encoded by the coding sequence ATGTGCCTGGGTCAACGCCGGTTTGTTTTTGTCGTGCTTGTCGCCGCCAGTCTGTCGGTCGCCTCCACGAGCTGCGACGTGCTCAACCTGATCAGCTTCGCCAATTCGCCGCCGGGCACGACCACGACGCTCATTCTCATCCGCCACGCCGAGCGTGACCCCGGGGCGGACCCGCCGCTGAACGCCGAGGGACAGGCGCGGGCCCAGGTGCTGAAAGAGGTGTTGAGCGAGCACGGCGTGACGGCGATCTTCTCGCCGGAGCTGATCCGCAATATGCAGACGGTGGAGCCGATCGCCGCGCATCTGGGAATCGAAATCAAGCATTGGAACAACGCGTCGTACGGCAGCACCGGAGCTTTCGCGGCGGCCGTCGCCGACGACATCCTCGCGAACTACGCCGGACAGACCGTGCTGTTCGTCGGAAACGTCGGCTCGACCATGCTGGGCACAACGGGCATCAACGACGAGCTGTACAAGCGGTTTGGCGGGACGGGAAAGGCGCCCAACCGGTATCAGGACATGTACATCTTTATCATCCCGGACAACGGTCCGACGCGGATCGTCAAAACGATCTATGGGCCGAAGAGCAGTTTGGATCCGGCGTAG